Proteins from a genomic interval of Panthera uncia isolate 11264 chromosome C1 unlocalized genomic scaffold, Puncia_PCG_1.0 HiC_scaffold_4, whole genome shotgun sequence:
- the TMEM39B gene encoding transmembrane protein 39B isoform X3: protein MYIPFLQLNCDLRKTNLFSHMASVGPREAVSGLARSRDYLLTLRETWKQHTRQLYGPDAMPTHACCLSPSLIRSEVEFLKMDFNWRMKEVLVSSMLSAYYVAFVPVWFVKNTHYYDKRWSCELFLLVSISTSVILMQHLLPASYCDLLHKAAAHLGCWQKVDPALCSNVLQHPWTEECMWPQGVLVKHSKNVYKAVGHYNVAIPSDVSHFRFHFFFSKPLRILNILLLLEGAVIVYQLYSLMSSEKWHQTISLALILFSNYYAFFKLLRDRLVLGKAYSYSASPQRDLDHRFS from the exons ATGTACATTCCGTTCCTGCAGCTGAACTGTGACCTGCGCAAGACAAACCTCTTCAGCCACATGGCCTCTGTGGGTCCCCGGGAGGCCGTCAGTGGCCTGGCACGGAGCCGGGACTACCTGCTGACGCTGCGGGAGACGTGGAAGCAGCACACGCGACAGCTGTATGGCCCAGATGCCATGCCCACCCACGCCTGCTGCCTGTCCCCCAGCCTCATCCGCAGCGAGGTAGAATTCCTCAAGATGGACTTCAACTGGCGCATGAAGGAAGTGCTGgtcagctccatgctgagtgcctATTACGTGGCCTTTGTGCCTGTCTGGTTTGTGAAG aacACGCATTATTATGACAAGCGCTGGTCCTGCGAGCTCTTCCTCCTGGTGTCCATCAGCACCTCAGTCATCCTCATGCAGCACCTGCTGCCTGCCAGCTACTGTGACCTACTGCACAAGGCCGCTGCCCACCTGGGCTGCTGGCAGAAGGTGGACCCAGCGCTGTGCTCCAACGTGCTGCAGCACCC GTGGACGGAAGAATGCATGTGGCCGCAGGGCGTGCTGGTGAAACACAGCAAGAACGTCTACAAGGCAGTGGGCCACTACAACGTGGCTATCCCCTCTGACGTCTCCCACTTCCGCTTCCAC TTCTTTTTCAGCAAACCCCTGAGGATCCTCAACATCCTTCTGCTGCTGGAGGGTGCTGTCATTGTCTACCAGCTGTACTCCTTAATGTCCTCTGAAAAGTGGCACCAGACGATCTCCCTGGCGCTCATCCTCTTCAGCAACTACTATGCCTTCTTCAAGCTGCTGCGGGACCGCTTGGTATTGGGCAAGGCCTACTCCTACTCGGCCAGCCCCCAGAGGGACCTGGACCACCGGTTCTCCTAA